The genomic DNA GAAGGCAATCTCGTCGGGAGTGAAGATGGCGTCGCGGTCTCCGTCGAAATAGAGGCTCGGAGTGCTCAGCTTGAAGCCGTTCTTGCCCTCCAGCTTCACCGACCCCGAGAGGTGTGCCCGCTTGTCGGCCATGTCAAACTGCCCCGTCTCCCCGCTCAGCGCCAGGCGCTCGCCGTCCTCGCCGTAGACCTCGAGGTGCACCCCCCGCAGGAGCTTCTTGTCGCCCACGAACCCGGTCACCTGATCGGCCTTCAGGCGGAAGGCGTCGCGCGCTCCCTTGGTGCCGGTGATATCGAAATTCTCGGAGAGGTCCACGACCTGCTCGGCCGAGACCTCCGGCGGACGCGACAGCGCGATCCGGACGGCTCCCTCCTCTTTCTTTCCGAAGCTGAGAAAAAGGACGATGCCGAAGGCGAGCAGGAGCGCCACGATCACGACGCGAAGAGCGGTGATGAGTCTGAGGGGCCTGAAATTCACCCGGTCGGTCCCGGATGCGGACATGCCTCCTGCTCCTTCCGCGCTCGAGGGAAATATAGGAACTCCCTTTTGTTTTTTCCAGGCCGGGCGGAGGCTTAGCGCCCCTGGAATCTCGCTTTCCGCTTCTCCAGGAAGGCCTGGGTCCCTTCCTTCATGTCTTCGGAGGCGCACAGGACCGAGAACAGCGTCGCCTCGTAGTCCAATCCGTCCCGCAGCGGCATCTCCAGGCCGCGCGCCACAGCCTCCAGCGCATAGCGCACCGCCAGGGGTCCCTTCGAGAGGATGGCGGATGCCACTCCCTCGGTTTTGGCCAGGAGCTCCGCCGGATCCCACACCTGGTTGACCAGCCCGATGCGCAGCGCCTCCGCCGCGTCGATCATCTCACCCGTGAGGATCAGCTCCTGCGCCTTGCCGCGCCCCACCAGGCGCGCGAGCCGCTGGGTGCCGCCATATCCCGGGATGATTCCGAGGTTGACCTCGGGCTGCCCGAAGCGGGCGGTCGCGGCGGCGAAGCGCAGGGTGCAGGCCAGGGCGATCTCGCAGCCACCCCCCAGCGCATAGCCGTTCACCGCCGCCAGGACGGGCTTGCCCAGCGTCTCAATACGGGCGAACAGCCGCTGGCCGTAGCGGGCATAGTCACGCCCCTCCACCGGGGTGAGCCGCGCCAGCTCGCCGATGTCGGCGCCGGCGATGAAGGCCTTGCCGCCCGATCCCGTGAGGATGACCGCGCCTACCTCGGGATTGGCCGCAAACTCCTCGAAGGCCGCTTCCAGCTCTCCGAGCGTCTCGCGGTTCAAGGCGTTGAGCTTCTCCGGACGGTTGACGGTCACCCGGCCGATCCGATCCTTGCTCTCCACGATGAGGTTCTTGTAAGTCATGGGTTCTTCCTCGCCGCGCGGGCGATCTCAGGACGTGAGCCGCTGGTTGGGCACCGGGGGATCCTGCGAATAATCGTAGAAACCCTTGCCCGTCTTGCGCCCGTGCATCCCTGCCAGCACCATCCTCTTCAGCAGCGGCGGCGCGGCGAAGCGGGGCTCCTTGAACTCGTCGAACATGATGCCGGCGATGTAGTAGGTGGTGTCCAGCCCGACGAAGTCGAGCAGGGTGAACGGACCCATGGGATGGCCGCATCCCAGCTTCATGCCGGCGTCGATCTCCTCGATGCTCCCCACGCCGCTCTCCAGGGCGCGGATGGCGTCGAGAATGTAAGGGACCAGCAGGCGGTTCACGATGAAGCCGGTGCGATCCGAGGTCCGGATCGGGACCTTGCCGGCGGCCCGCACGAACTCCAGCGCCACCTCCTCCGCCTCCGGCTCGGTGACGATGGTCCGGATCACCTCCACCAGCCTCATCAGAGGGACCGGGTTGAAGAAGTGCAGGCCGACGAAGCGGCCGGGGCGCGCGGTGGCGGTCATCATCTCGGTGACGCAGAGCGAGGAGGTGTTGGTCGCGAAGACGGTGCGGGGAGAGCAGACCTTGTCGGCCCGGGCGAACAGCTCGCGCTTCGCCTCGAGGTTCTCGGTGATCGCCTCGATGACCAGATCGCAGCCTTCGAGATCGCGGATCTCCGTGGTGCCCTTGAGACGCGCCATGATCCGGTCCTTCTCTTCCGCCGTCATCTTCCCCTTCTCGACGCCGCCGCGCAGGAAGCCGTCCAGCCGCTTCATCCCCTTGTCGAGGAGATCCTTGGAAACCTCCAGGACGACGGTCGAATAGCCTGCCTGCGCGGAAATCTGCGCGATCCCCGATCCCATGAGCCCCGATCCCACCACTCCGACGCTGCGAATCGTCATGATCTCCCCTCGCGGTCCCGCATCGGACCACGGAAAGCGCGCCGGCCTCAGCTCCGGCCGGCCGACTCCACGATGATGGCAATCCCCTGCCCGCCGCCGATGCAGGCCGTCGCCAGCCCGAAACGGCCGCCGCGGCGGCCCAGCTCCAGCAGCAGCGTCAGGATCAGCCGCGTGCCGGTGGCCCCAAGGGGATGCCCCAGGGCGATGGCCCCGCCGTTCACGTTGACACGCTCCCGATCCAGACCCAGGTCCTTCTCCACGGCGAGGTACTGCGCCGCGAAGGCCTCGTTGACCTCGACCAGGTCGATCTCCTTGAGCGACAGCCCCGCGGACTTCAGCGCCAGACGCGTCGCCGGCACCGGGCCGATGCCCATGATGCTCGGCTCGACGCCCGTGATTCCCCAGGCGATCACCCGGCCGAGAGGCTTGCGGAGCGGATCCTTGCTTGCCGCCACCACCACCGCGGCGCCGCCGTCCACGATCCCGGAGGCGTTGCCCGCCGTGACGGTGCCGTCCTTGCCGAAGGAAGGTGAGAGCTTCGAGAGCCCTTCCAGCGTCGTCTCGGGCCGCGCATGGTCGTCCTCGCTCACGACGAATTCCTTGCGCCCCTCGGTCACCGTCACCGGAACGATCTCATCCGCAAACCGTCCCGCCTCCTTCGCGGCTTTGGCGCGCTGCTGGCTCAGCAGCGCGAAGGCATCCTGGTCGCGGCGCGAGATGTCGCGCTCGCGGGCAATCTTCTCGGCCGTCTGCGCCATGTACAGCCCGCAGTGCGAATCCATCAGGGCCACCATGAGGGAATCCTCGAGCTTTCCTTCCCCCAGACGGAAGCCGGTGCGGGCGCCGCGGATCACGTGCGGGGCCTGGCTCATGTTCTCCATGCCGCCCGCCAGGACCACGTCGGCCTCCTCCAGGCGGATGAGCTGGGTCGCGGTAATCACCGACTGGATGCCGGAGCCGCACAGGCGGTTGATCGTCAGGGCAGGCACTTCGATGGGGAGGCCCGCCTTGAGCGCCACATGGCGCGCTCCATAAACCGCGTTGCCGCTGGTCTGCTGCGCGTTGCCGATGACGGCGTGATTGAACTTGTCGAGGGGGACGTGCGACCTCTCGATGGCGCTTTTGGCGGCGAGGGCCCCGAGCTGTACCTCGGTGAGGCTCCTGAAGCGCCCGTTGTACTCGGCCATGGGGGTCCGAGCACCCGCCAGAACCCATGCTTCTCGTGCCACCCTTCACCTCCTCAGCGCCTTATGGACGCGCTAAGCTAAAGCAGGTGCACATCTTAGCAGACGCAATTTGGGGATGCAAGCCCGAGGCCAACCCAATTTCAGCGGCTGGGTCGGAGGTCAGCGCTGCGAGAAGAAATCCGTGCGGGACTTGTGCACTTTCTTACGGTAATCGTCGCCGGTGATCTCGATCGTCCGGCACATCTCGTGAAGCCGCGAGCGCATCCGGTCGGAGATTTTCTCCGACAACGTGGCCTCTTCCTTCCCGGGAGGATCGTCCTGGTAATTAGTGGTCAGGATGGTGGTCCGCATCTGGTTGTAACGTGTGTTGATCACGTGTGAGAGAGTATCGGCGACCCAGGCGGAGGGCTTGCGCGCGCCGAGATCGTCCAGTACCAGGACCTCGCAGCTGAACACCGGCTGGAGCAGCGCCATCTCGGTCAGGTCGGAGGCGGCGTTGTAGCTATTCTGGATTTCCTTGAGCAGGTCCTGGAAATCGATGAACAGACAGCCGACCCCCTTCTCGTGGATCAGGTGGTTCATGAGCGCCACGGCGAGGTGCGTCTTCCCAACTCCCGGCGGACCCATCAGGAGCATCCCGTATTCCTGCACCGGGTACTCGCGGGCGAAGCGCTCGATTTCCTGCTTCGCCAGCCGCTGCCGGTGTGAGAAGGCATGGTAGCTCTCGAAGCTGCAGCGCTCAAAGCGGGGTGGGATGCGCGCCGACTCGATGAGGCTGCCGGGGCCGCGGCTGCGGGCGCACTCGCATGGAACGGCGCGGGAGGCGCCGCCGATCCCCTCCTCGACCCGGAACCCCTCGTCGAGGCAGATCGGACAGCGCGGCGACGGCGATTCCATGCGAACCTCAGTTCAGGTAGCCGCGCAGCTGCTGGCACTTCTGCGAGCGGTTCAGCTTCTCCAGCGCCTGGGCCTCGATCTGGCGGATGCGCTCCCGCGACAGGCCCATCATCTCGCCGATCTCCTTGAGGGTCTTCGGCTCCTCCTCGCCCAGCCCGAACCGCAGCCGCAGCACCTTCTCCTCCTTCGGGTCGAGCTCGTCCAGGCACGCCGCCAGATGGGTCTTCAGCGAATCGCGCAGCAGCTCCTCGTCCGCGGAAGGGATCTGGTCCTGCTCGAGCTTGTCGGAGAGATGGAAGTCGTGCTCCTCGTCGATGACCGTCGACAGCGACACATTCTCGTCGGAGACCTGCAGGAGGTTGGTCACCTCCTCCACCTGGATCTCCAGCTTGCGGGCGATCTCCTCGGCGGTCGGGGAGCGCTCCAGCTCGAGCGTGAGCTGGGAGATCGTCTTGCCGATGCGGTAGAGGAGGTTGGCTTGCTTCTGGGGTAGCCGGAAGGCACCGCTGTGGTCCGACAGGGCGTGGACGATCGCCTGACGCACCCACCAGACGGCGTAAGTGATGAATTTGACGTTCTTCGTCGGGTTGAAGCGCTTGGCGGCCTCGATCAGACCGATGTTCCCCTCGTTGATGAGATCCAGGAACGACAGTCCGCAGCCCCGGTACTTCTTGGCGAAGCTGACCACGAACCTCAGGTTCGCCTCGACCAGCTTCTGCAGCGCTTCCTTATCCCCCTTCTCCTGGATGAGACTTCCGAGGACCTTCTCCTCGTCCGGCGTGATCCTCTCCAGCTTCGAGATCTCCTGGAGATATTTCTTCAGGGTCTCCGATGAGACCCGCTTCCGGATGACGTTTTCCTCTTCCATCTCACCCCTTCTTGAGCGGGACCACTCTCGAGGGCGGCGACTTCATCAGGGCATGCGGGGATCGCTGTGAGGCTTCTTCGCGGCGCTTGGCCAGCTCGTCGCGCAGGGAGGCCAGCAGGCGGTTGAAATCCTTCTCCATGCTGTCCATCGCCTCCTGCATCTTGAGGATCACCTCGACGCCGGCGAGGTTCACCCCAAGCTCGCGGGTCAGACGGAGGATGCGGGCCAGGCGCTCCAGGTCTTCGTCCGAGTAGAGCCGCGTGTTCCCGTCGGTGCGCGAGGGCTTGAGCAGGCCTTCGCGCTCGTACAACCGGAGGGTCTGTGGATGGACGTCGAAGCGTCGCGAGACGACGCTGATCATGTAATAGGCTTCCCGGATTTCCTTTTTCTTCATCGATCGGCTCGCGGGACATGCCGCCCGGGGCGGCGTATGTTACTACGAATGGGCCTTCAGATGGACGCGCAAATCCTGACCTTCGAGCGGCCCCAGCTCGCGCAGCAGCGCGCGCGTCTTCTCGTCACGCACCTGCGGCGTGACCACCTTGACCTCGACGATCTGATCGCCGCGACCGGGGCCTTTGAGCGAGGGCGCCCCCTTTCCTTTCAGCCGCAGCTTCTGGCCGCTCTGGGTGCCGGGCGGAATCCTGATGAGCGCCGGACCGTCGATCGTGGGCACCTCGACTTTGGCGCCCAGGCCGGCCTCGGAGAAGGTGACCGGCACCGTGATGAGAATCTGATCGCCGGCGCGTGAGAAGTAAGGATGGGGCTCGACCTGGATCTGGATGTAGAGATCGCCGGGAGGTCCGCCCTGGCTTCCCGCCGCTCCCTTGCCGGCCAGGCGCACGCGCGATCCTGTGTCCACACCGGCGGGAATCTGCACGCGGACGCGCTCCCGCCGCGACGTTTTGCCCGTCCCCGCACAGCGGCTGCACGGCTCTTCCTGCAGCTTCCCGGTCCCGCCGCAGGTCGGGCACTCGGAGGTGAAGCGGATGCGTCCGCCGCGGCGCTGTATCTTTCCCGTGCCCTCGCAATCGGGACAGACGCGCGGCCGGGCGGAGCGGACATGCCCGCTGCCGCCGCACTGATCGCACGGAGCCTCGCGCTCGAGCTCGAGGGAGGTTTCCAGGCCTTTGAGGGCGTCGAAGAAGCCGATGCGGAAGGTGGTGACCCGGTCTTCTCCAGGCGACGGGCCGCGCTGCTGGGTGCGCGATTGCCGGAACAGCTCTTCGAAGATGTCGGAGAAGCCGCCGCCACCGCCGAAGGCTCCGGCGTCGAAATCGAATCCCGCGGGACCAGGTCCACGCCCGAAATCTCTGGGCCCTCTCCCGAAGTCTCCCGGCGGAGGCGGTGCGGCGGGCCCGGAAGCCGAGCCGGTCTGGTCGTAGCGCCGACGCTTCTCGGAATCCGAGAGGACCTCGTAGGCCTCGGTGATGCGCTTGAACTGCTCTTCCGCCGTCCGGTTTCCGGGGTTGAGATCGGGATGGCACTTGCGCGCCAGGCGCTTGAAGGCCTT from Candidatus Polarisedimenticolia bacterium includes the following:
- a CDS encoding acetyl-CoA C-acyltransferase, whose amino-acid sequence is MAREAWVLAGARTPMAEYNGRFRSLTEVQLGALAAKSAIERSHVPLDKFNHAVIGNAQQTSGNAVYGARHVALKAGLPIEVPALTINRLCGSGIQSVITATQLIRLEEADVVLAGGMENMSQAPHVIRGARTGFRLGEGKLEDSLMVALMDSHCGLYMAQTAEKIARERDISRRDQDAFALLSQQRAKAAKEAGRFADEIVPVTVTEGRKEFVVSEDDHARPETTLEGLSKLSPSFGKDGTVTAGNASGIVDGGAAVVVAASKDPLRKPLGRVIAWGITGVEPSIMGIGPVPATRLALKSAGLSLKEIDLVEVNEAFAAQYLAVEKDLGLDRERVNVNGGAIALGHPLGATGTRLILTLLLELGRRGGRFGLATACIGGGQGIAIIVESAGRS
- the dnaJ gene encoding molecular chaperone DnaJ — protein: MDYYKVLGVGRKASAAEIKKAFKRLARKCHPDLNPGNRTAEEQFKRITEAYEVLSDSEKRRRYDQTGSASGPAAPPPPGDFGRGPRDFGRGPGPAGFDFDAGAFGGGGGFSDIFEELFRQSRTQQRGPSPGEDRVTTFRIGFFDALKGLETSLELEREAPCDQCGGSGHVRSARPRVCPDCEGTGKIQRRGGRIRFTSECPTCGGTGKLQEEPCSRCAGTGKTSRRERVRVQIPAGVDTGSRVRLAGKGAAGSQGGPPGDLYIQIQVEPHPYFSRAGDQILITVPVTFSEAGLGAKVEVPTIDGPALIRIPPGTQSGQKLRLKGKGAPSLKGPGRGDQIVEVKVVTPQVRDEKTRALLRELGPLEGQDLRVHLKAHS
- a CDS encoding ATP-binding protein, with the protein product MESPSPRCPICLDEGFRVEEGIGGASRAVPCECARSRGPGSLIESARIPPRFERCSFESYHAFSHRQRLAKQEIERFAREYPVQEYGMLLMGPPGVGKTHLAVALMNHLIHEKGVGCLFIDFQDLLKEIQNSYNAASDLTEMALLQPVFSCEVLVLDDLGARKPSAWVADTLSHVINTRYNQMRTTILTTNYQDDPPGKEEATLSEKISDRMRSRLHEMCRTIEITGDDYRKKVHKSRTDFFSQR
- a CDS encoding RNA polymerase sigma factor RpoD/SigA; translation: MEEENVIRKRVSSETLKKYLQEISKLERITPDEEKVLGSLIQEKGDKEALQKLVEANLRFVVSFAKKYRGCGLSFLDLINEGNIGLIEAAKRFNPTKNVKFITYAVWWVRQAIVHALSDHSGAFRLPQKQANLLYRIGKTISQLTLELERSPTAEEIARKLEIQVEEVTNLLQVSDENVSLSTVIDEEHDFHLSDKLEQDQIPSADEELLRDSLKTHLAACLDELDPKEEKVLRLRFGLGEEEPKTLKEIGEMMGLSRERIRQIEAQALEKLNRSQKCQQLRGYLN
- a CDS encoding enoyl-CoA hydratase-related protein; translation: MTYKNLIVESKDRIGRVTVNRPEKLNALNRETLGELEAAFEEFAANPEVGAVILTGSGGKAFIAGADIGELARLTPVEGRDYARYGQRLFARIETLGKPVLAAVNGYALGGGCEIALACTLRFAAATARFGQPEVNLGIIPGYGGTQRLARLVGRGKAQELILTGEMIDAAEALRIGLVNQVWDPAELLAKTEGVASAILSKGPLAVRYALEAVARGLEMPLRDGLDYEATLFSVLCASEDMKEGTQAFLEKRKARFQGR
- a CDS encoding 3-hydroxyacyl-CoA dehydrogenase family protein, with the translated sequence MTIRSVGVVGSGLMGSGIAQISAQAGYSTVVLEVSKDLLDKGMKRLDGFLRGGVEKGKMTAEEKDRIMARLKGTTEIRDLEGCDLVIEAITENLEAKRELFARADKVCSPRTVFATNTSSLCVTEMMTATARPGRFVGLHFFNPVPLMRLVEVIRTIVTEPEAEEVALEFVRAAGKVPIRTSDRTGFIVNRLLVPYILDAIRALESGVGSIEEIDAGMKLGCGHPMGPFTLLDFVGLDTTYYIAGIMFDEFKEPRFAAPPLLKRMVLAGMHGRKTGKGFYDYSQDPPVPNQRLTS
- a CDS encoding helix-turn-helix transcriptional regulator: MKKKEIREAYYMISVVSRRFDVHPQTLRLYEREGLLKPSRTDGNTRLYSDEDLERLARILRLTRELGVNLAGVEVILKMQEAMDSMEKDFNRLLASLRDELAKRREEASQRSPHALMKSPPSRVVPLKKG